The following proteins are encoded in a genomic region of Syngnathoides biaculeatus isolate LvHL_M chromosome 15, ASM1980259v1, whole genome shotgun sequence:
- the si:dkey-16j16.4 gene encoding uncharacterized protein si:dkey-16j16.4, which yields MLKTLTKKLRRHSLNEIHPFQLKFSYHGSGEGGESDDSEGENQELAQIDRERRRNCALTPLATSQQHNQGALSPARLRRLRLLLDANLDRHSSEEELERISYGDNRKWMSALPQRHGDHHSSASSDEEVRDLCGCGSPVATTRPVVEPDACLAASSSPVLFSSSPPCSIKPPPMRFQLQVVQPVTRPIILTHFEQSAPYRKYRHNYSGELGRPSLDLEKMQQKMLLKKNCGGKTRTIKIRTLTGNRPPPRYTYEPSNFAFRSLSTVPLSEDPPCS from the exons ATGCTAAAGACCCTGACCAAGAAGCTAAGAAGACACTCGCTCAATGAGATACACCCATTCCAACTGAAG TTTTCTTACCATGGCAGTGGCGAGGGGGGTGAGAGTGATGACTCTGAGGGTGAGAACCAGGAGCTTGCACAAATTGATAGAG AGAGGCGGAGAAACTGTGCCCTCACCCCGTTGGCCACAAGCCAGCAGCACAACCAAGGGGCGCTCTCGCCAGCTCGTCTCCGACGTCTCCGGCTGCTTCTTGACGCCAATCTGGATCGCCACTCTTCAGAGGAAGAGCTGGAGCGAATCAGCTATGGTGACAACAGGAAGTGGATGTCTGCACTTCCCCAGCGCCACGGTGATCACCACAGCAGTGCGTCCAGCGATGAGGAAGTGCGGGACTTATGTGGGTGCGGCTCACCCGTTGCCACCACCAGGCCTGTGGTCGAGCCCGATGCTTGTCTGGCTGCCTCCTCCAGTCCTGTGCTTTTTAGCTCCAGCCCCCCGTGCAGCATCAAGCCACCCCCCATGCGCTTTCAGCTCCAAGTGGTCCAGCCAGTCACTCGACCCATTATCTTGACCCACTTTGAGCAGTCAGCACCTTATAGAAAGTACCGGCACAACTATAGTGGCGAGTTGGGGAGGCCCAGTCTTGATTTAGAGAAAATGCAACAG AAAATGCTGCTGAAAAAGAACTGCGGAGGGAAAACACGAACCATAAAGATTCGG ACTTTGACCGGCAATCGTCCTCCACCCAGGTACACGTATGAGCCCTCCAATTTTGCCTTCCGGTCTTTAAGCACAGTGCCCCTATCTGAGGATCCTCCCTGCTCATGA
- the LOC133513264 gene encoding uncharacterized protein LOC133513264, which yields MVSPPSHVAVQEVAMAMVSPPSHIAVQEVAMVAPPSHVAVQEVAMVGPPSHVAVQEVAMVAPPSHVAVKEVAMVAPLSHVAVQEVVIVSPASHIAVQEEAMVSPPSHGDVQEELGSSVEPPWSWRDFGMAVMVAVMALVLLSIILFAPDGSQPLHDLASLVTNPRLPTDQASVATNSWSSCNNGVGGSRPEQWPSPFGSSQRSSARIAPWGPWCLASGLSS from the coding sequence atggtgtcgccgccttctcacgttgctgtccaggaggtggcgatggcgatggtgtcacccccttctcacattgctgtccaggaggtggcgatggtggcgccgccttctcacgttgctgtccaggaggtggcgatggtggggccgccttctcacgttgctgtccaggaggtggcgatggtggcgccgccttctcacgttgctgtcaaggaggtggcgatggtggcgcccctttctcacgttgctgtccaggaggtggtgattgTGTCGCCggcttctcacattgctgtccaggaggaggcgatggtgtcgccgccttctcacggtgatgtccaggaggagctggggagttctgtggagccaccctggagctggagagacttcgggatggctgtgatggtggctgtcatggctctggtccttctctccatcatcctattcgctccagatggctcccagccgcttcatgacctggcctcattggtgaccaatccacggctgcctactgaccaagcctcggtggcgaccaattcctggtcgtcttgcaataacggcgtgggaggttctcgtccggagcagtggccttcgccatttggttcctcacagaggtcgtctgcCCGAAttgccccttggggaccctggtgcttggcgtccgggttgtcctcctga